Part of the Periophthalmus magnuspinnatus isolate fPerMag1 chromosome 18, fPerMag1.2.pri, whole genome shotgun sequence genome is shown below.
tttggtgagtttttgaatatgttcagggggtcaaattcctgctcaaagagcagaagaaagaaataaaaaaaataaaaataattaaagccgcaagcggcatcgaacggccctcgcgggccgtgcttcacactcggccgacccggcactccctgtgggtggcgctgacgcgccacttgtcccttttttattggggctttcggctgcacttgtcaccaaacaagtcaaaacacattggaagtgccgatgcacaaaatgcaaaaacatgggttttccaggcatcgccatggcaacaccgtgcaaaatacaaacttggcccctcggacttttttgtcgggggcgacctgaagaatcactgtgccaaattttatgttcgtcatTGACGGTAATAGGTCGtcataagactttgaaatgtacgaaaatttggaaatttccccattaggataacatgggcgctttggcgcatcgccatggcaacccagtgaaaaatatgacatggatctgattgacttttttgatcaggatgacatgaagagtcattgtgccaaatttcacattattccatgaaactaatctttttcccatgaatgggaaaaattgagaggattcccattaggataacattggcagtttggcgcatcgccatggcaacacagtgcaaaagacgacataggtctgattgactttattgattgggatgacccaatggaattttgtgtcaaatttggtaacatttgggaaaactaaattttcggccttccatacaaatatattagatgttctgtagggggcgctatcgcgccaatttagtttctatcataatgagtagctttaggccacaaagttttacaactgattcgaatttgagccaaatcggactttgcttgCACAAATGGGAGCAAatttagaaatttgaaaattgcaaaaattccgatggaattttgcggcttcgccgcacggaaaccgtaatagggatcatcatgaattggataacttttgatgccccacttgtctagatgatgtacagtgaatttcagccttgcaggtgaagcgccttcagaggagttgacgaaaatgtgaggtcagcgaaaacgctgactcggcattttggaattttcaatccaagatggccgacttccggtatgtcagggggcgtggccataataatcttttttgtttggcatcacttgaagaatgcatgtaccgaatttcgtggctgtatgaaaaagttgacgttgacgtctcccattgacgtaaaaaatttgacttttgcagggggcgctgtcgcgccatttttttatgcccaatgatgcaccacataaaaaaataaatttttcaccagacctgaattatgggcaaaatttggtgagttttggaatatgttcagggggtcaaattgctgctcaaagagcagaagaaagaagaaataaaaaaaaaaataataaaaataataataattttagcaaaaacaatatatccgataacattacaatgacatattatacgttttttgaaagctctcaactttccccacgtcaccgtggggtcaatggcgaatgacgagcgctaacgcgctcgtcattcgccatgacgtcggggtccgccattgacctcccattgacttccattcattttagcagttataagtatggcccatgcctgcggcatgggggcttggatagggctcgatgccaggagtgtgtttggagacatgagcgcttcgcgctgcgtcagcgtcaacattgagtcaatgggcttcgcccattgactcaatgttgacgctgacatgctagcaaaaacaaacatgtatgtcccatgcctacggcatgggttgctaggacacaggagtctgtgcagggggcgatgggggacgactcctcctattgactcctgttaacgcatgtcagcgtcaacatcgagtcaatgggcttcgttgcggaagcaataggccctacgccctgtaggggctcgggcctaataataattttagcaaaaacaatatatccgataacattacaatgacatattatacgttttttgaaagctctcgactttccccacgtcaccgtggggtcaatggcgaatgacgagcgctaacgcgctcgtcattcgccatggcgtcggggtccgccattgacctcccattgacttccattcattttagcagtaacaagtatggcccatgcctgcggcatgggggcttggatagggctcgatgccaggagtgtgtttggggacattagcgcttcgcgctgcgtcagcgtcaacattgagtcaatgggcttcgcccattgactcaatgttgacgctgacatgctagcaagaacaaatatgcatgtcccatgcctacggcatgggttgctaggacacaggagtctgtgcaaggtcgcggtgctgccacgaagttgcgcgcttcgcgcgcaacttcgtgaagacagtctgcaacgatgagtgcttcgcactcatcgttgcggaagcaataggccctacgccctgtaggggctcgggcctaaaaataaaaataaaatgccacAGAGGACAGGGAAACAGCGCAGACTTCTGTAGAATCAGCGGAAAAGCACGAAAAAACGTTATTTTGTTCTGAAAGATGCAATCATTttgaagaggagaggacaggtctGCGGTTTGGACGATGGTTTGTGGAGCTCTGTGCGTCTGagcagggccggtcccagctttcagggggccctacgCTGAATGTgactctggggccccctcctggtgaTTCACGTTTGACAcgttctgactctgctctcgtcactttgaccagttgtatttgtgttttttatgaccaacatcagactgaaaacatccagaatgtcacaaataGACAGAAACACAAGGGGAAATATGAGCAGAGGGgcaagatttttgaaattctagacatttttccTTCGTTTccggtggattttaatgtgttccagttgcttatatttacattatgtcgggtccttggtgtaaacacagagctgccctcacctctgcccgactcaaaaacaaacacagcagcagatattttgctattaCAGATTAAATGGTTTTAGagagatatttaggctgctcagtttccaataaaacttgatatatcaTATTTTCaatgggggccccctgctgaccTCAGGGCCCCACGCAGCTGCTCCGTTTGCTGATGGTCTGATCCGGCCCTGCGTCTGATTCAAACGGCGGAGAAGCTTCTTGGCGGTGACGCAGTAATTCCCGGGACTATCCACGTGCAACAAAAGTTTGATGTCGCTTCAGTcagttaaacaaaacaaaaaaaaaaaaaaaaagtgaagaagTTTATTCACTACAAAAGATGTGATTGTCGTCAGCTGAACTTTAAGCCGTTAGATTAATACGGACGGTTTTTGGAGTGAACATTTGTGGTTTCCGTAGTGTTATATAGGCCCCGCCCCCCTTCTGAAataatgacatcatcaaattctacaaCGTGAACGCAACTTATTCACTTATTTTCACTGAGGTGCAAACTGGAGCATTAAAACCTCGTGTTAAAATGCTTCTCATTACAGGGACGTTGAGTAAAGACCCTTTGGAGAACTGTCTTAGCGTCTTTTGAAACTCTTTTGCTCCACGGTCAGTTTGCTCTGGACTCGCCGCTGTCGTCTTAGCTCTTGCTCTGTCCTCTCTCAGGACCGGGCCCGATCACCATCGTATCCGACGCTTTATCGCAACAATACAGGTAAAAAAACGGTAAGATCTTCTCTGCGAACGAGTCTTTGAACGTGAAAATGTgcgttctgtttttcacgtcgTAAAACGAAACCTGCCCCTCTTCGATGTCCAGGTACACGCCGATCCGCTTGGGTTTGGCGTCCAGGCTGAGCAGCTGAGGCGGAGTCGTGGACGCGCGGTAACCTTGGCTCTTTTTCATCGCCAGGGCCCAGTATCCTTGCGCCGTGCTGACCGAAATCCTGCCTTTGCGGTTGACCGAAGACTTAGCCACGCCCAGGTACCAGTCGTCCTTGTCTCCGACCTGGACCTCCCAGTAATGGCGTCCCGAAGTGAAGCCGCACCTGCCGAGGACGATGACCACGGTGTCGAAGCGGGCGGGGTGCTCGGGGAGGTCCTGCCAAGCCCCCAAATGCCGCACCTGTCGCCGGTCCTGGGACAGCTGCAGCCAGGGGTTAGCCGTGTCCGGGTCCAGAGTCACATCCACTGAAAGAGAGTTAGCACGTTAGCCTAGCATTTATAAGAGCCTAGCATGTCACCGCAATCTAGTGTCAGACATGTCGGCCATGTTGGTTCTAgcaaagacattttttcattggCTTTTCAGAGACTTTCACAGGAAGAGATTCTTATTTCTCTAAGAAtagaaaactcaaaataatcttAAAACTGATTTAATAATGATATTTAGACAAGTAATCCACGTTTTCTTtggattttacatttgtttacattagccAAGAACCAAAATGGCGGCTGGTGGTAAATGTTAGCATCGCAGTTTAACATGGAAATATTAAttacttgtttttgttatttctggATGTTCCATTTGAGCTTTACCTAAATCTACTTCTCTGCAGTTACTTGTGAGTATTTGCTGTTTACTCACCTCTGCACGTCTCGGAAAAGCACTTTGAATCGTCTTGATTTGTATGAAGTGTAAGAGCAAACAAACTGCTAGCATAGCATTGTTAAATTCTAGCACGCGTTAGCAAAAACACAGCACAAGTTAAAGGTTAGCATCACACTTTAGCTTTGTAAGATAGCGCTGCAAAATGTTCATTGAGTAGCATTAgccaaaagtattttaaaaagtaaacaaacgaGCCGTGGAGCTGATGAGtccatatggttctcatctctgtggatcattttgttataatttacacattttaaatcacaatattcatctgaaaccaCTTCATAAAAGACACAAATCCGCTGACGTCCACGCTAGAAAACTACGGTGTCCAATGGAGCTGACGCCGGCgtgaacgtcatcacaacaaagcgccgtgtagctgtggcgccccctatggacagacgcacgtcacactagagcagagcgtttttttacatttggaccaaaatgacgacgcgacgctgcagaatcctacgagtatcaacgattaagaaaataaaactggagaaggaagagcggacgtcacagggggggcgtgtcacagggggcgtgtcacagtgggcgtgtcaaagGGGGCGTGTCAAAGggggcgtgtacaggtggatGTGAAAACAGGGATAGATCAGCCAAAAAAAGCGACAAataaacgactagaacatggataaacatCTGAAGAACAGAGCGGATTTAACACGACAGACGTTTGCTCTTGTCGATTATTACCTGTGTACTTCTGAACCTTTTTGAtctctgaaaaaacaaatttgattCATAAATAAACAGATACATCCAGAGTCTGAAGGTGCAGTGGTCTTCGCTCGAGTCCTACCGCTGTCGATGAGTTTGTGGACGGTTTCGTTGAGAGTCGACTCCAGTTTCGACACAGACCTGCGGATCATCCCCACACAGGTGTCAGTGGGGACGCGAGTGTCGGACCAGTCTCTGACCACAGGGGGGCAGCTCAGAGCCGGGAAACTctgacaaaacacacaaataagaCAAATTAACAAATGCACGCGGTGTTACGCAGCTTCGCTTTAAAAATCAGGTTTGGTTCAAGGTtagaaactgtaaaaataaaacatttccagGTCCAGTTGCTTTATGTTAAACTTCAGTAGAACCCAAGTCCCCATAACTCCTCTGGACGAGCCGAGAGGTCAGAGTTCAAACTGTGGCCCTGCTCGTTTCAGCTCCTCAGATACGCTCATGAAACTGTGTCACCTTTAAGAAGTTGATGTGGTCAGTTCGTGCCACGTTCTCCAGGTCTGCGTGCCTCCTCTTCAGCTCAGAGATCTCCTGCTCCAGGTGGGTCATGAGTCCCTCCGCCCACTGCTCcgtctgtctctgcttctcctcGATGACCAGCACCAGCTCGGCCTGGGTCCTCTGGATGGACCGGACCAGGTCTGAGAAAACCTGCAcgctctcctccacctccttctgAGCGCTCGCCTGAAACAGAAGATGAGCCTGGTCAAACGtctctgaaacacaaaataCTCACAATATTAATCATGTTTAGACTTTTAAAGGGAGAAACTACAggcaaaactctttttttttttcctattttttgttgttttttttggtcagtttggtctcttaGCAACAAACCTTCAGgtggaaacaacaaaactgtccaGTCTGCACCAAaagatgtttaaatatttaattgaatACCTCAGTAGAGCCCTTAAAGTAGCTCCCACACTcaccaaactttacaatctTAGACTTAAAAAGATTCTGGCCAAATGTTCAGgttccaagtctgatttattgaagttttaactccaaaaaataaGGATAAATTCTCAGTCTGTAGTGTctaaacttttactttgttgagCTCCATCGCGTGCTTTATCTCCTCCACCTTCTTCACTCGGTCTTGGATCATCTGCTGAACCTCCATCTCTGTCCTTTTCAGCAGCGCCTGGTCACATCATGAAACCAAACGCGTTAGTTCCTCAGTCTGAAGTCTGAGTGCTAAACAGTGTGGTCAGGAGGGACAGAACCGATAACTCAGCCCTGGTACAGCCGTAAAGACCCTGTACATGGTTTTTCTCATGTTTGTACGACACACACGCCTCAGTGCAGATTTATCGGGTAAGCAGCTCTTTTATGCTCAAAATGTGTCCGCTGTTTACTGTCTTTTAGTCTTTGCTCTTTGAAAGTTGagaaacgtgcttataaactcatcgtggtgaatctTTAGGACACTCTGAGGGCTTAAGGAATAACTTCGGacctctgttctgttttttacattcTTAAAACAAGTCAAATGTTCATTTCAGAACCTTAACTTTAAGTGTAACTTTCATAATTGTACTgaaactgttttatatttttgttcatccAGCCTGCTAGAGGGCGCTAGTCGCAATTGTGGCATTAGATTCAGGCAGTAGATGGCCAGAagtaaacaactagcatgcagaGTGTCAATGGCCGTGTCAATTCGACGTTTCACACATCGTCGGCTGAATTTAAAGGACACTTACGTCACTTTCAGCGCGACAAGGTCCGTCCCGTTTCATGCACCCGACAAATGCAGCcaaaaatgtgccctgcgtttccacggataataaataaaacaaattatttcagAGTCCGTTTTACACgtttagctcattagtcagcCGCCGTCACGGTTGCTAGACGACGTGACGTAAATGCACAGACGGCGGTTGAcgtggtgtagacctgtccaATTTCATCACGGCCTTTGCGGACAACGGAGGAGCAGCCTTCATCAGCagggtacttcgaacggtacttCAAAGTGTGCAACCGTCAAACACACGGCTAATCAGTCCATtatgatgttttattgttcaatcCAAATCCACCCTCTCATGTCCAGCTCGAGTGGTGATGTGAGTacgttttttatgtttatgttgtatATTAATGTTGGCAACTATATTTGTGACAATATTTGCACGTTTGTTTAACTTAATAGACGCTAATTTGAGATGTTCCACTAGTGATAACGGAGCCtcatctgtttgtgtgttactGCTCAGCTAACACTAACCCTTTATGTTAGCATAGTgtaactttactttattttactgctTACTGAATAGTTCTTTGTATTTCGTTGCAGTTTCACGATTTTTTTGCGTTAAATCCGTCAAACACAACACGTTCCTGTTTCTTTGAGGACATGACGCGGTGGAGCGTTTATCTGGCGGGAAACTCAGGACACGAGGTCACATTTTGCGACTGAACAATAATCTTAATCCTAACCTTGTTTCTAAACGTCATCGCTTgaaatgaccaatcagagcccaCTGTCCCTCCGGAGCATACTATCTAGCACCAACCTTTGTAAAACATCACTCcaatccaaaatggccgccctcAGTACTCGTCTTACCTTCTTGTCGGTCCACTCCCGCTCGACTGGGACGGTGTAGTGAGCCCTGTGGTCAGTCTCAGTGCAGAGAACACAAACGCACGTCTGGTCTTTCTTACAATACAACTCCAACAGCCGCTCGTGCTTGGGACACATCCGATCCTCCATGTTAGCGACCGGCTCGATTAGCTTATGCTTCGTGAACCTCGCGGCGTGGGACTTCAGATGTTCCTCACAGTAAGAAGTTAGACAAACCAGGCAAGATTTGATGGCTTTGGGTCGACCTTCTCCTAAGCAAACATCGCAAAGGACGTCTTCTTCGACCCAAGATGGCGCCAGCGAAGACGTGGAAGCCGCAGGTGAACTTTCAGAGATCGGGGAAGACATTGGCGGCGATGGTGACGGAGAAACCTCAGTTGGAATTTCGGAAGTTTGTGTTCTGGAGACGGGAGGAGATCTCGGAGGAGGGATTGGCGGGATCAGAGGAGGCAGGTCTTCTTCAGCCTTCGCGTCTTCTCTCAGTTTACgttgttcttgtttttctttaagCTCCTCCAAAAACTGATCCTTTTCCAGCAGCCTCACCTCGTCTTCCTTCTTGCGTCGCTCCGTTGTCCACTTTCTATCTTTCGTTTTGTTCGTTTTGATCTCGTCTTCCTCTTTTTCAACCTTTCCGTCTCTGCTCTTCACCCTGATCTGCTTGAACTGCTCGGCGATCTCTCTCAGGACGGTGTTCACGCTGATGTCCGGTCTTTTCTGGAACGCCTTCTTGCACATGGGGCACTGGTACAAAGGAGAGGTTTTCCAGTATCCCAGAATGCAGTTTTGGCAGAAGTTGTGTCCGCAGGGTATAGACACGGGGTTGGTGAAGACGTCGAGGCAGATGGAGCAGTGGACTTGCTCTTCTGAAAGGTTTCCTGAAGATGCCATCCCTGCACGGCGAAGAGGCAGGGTCATTCTTTACACTTAAacttagcagcagcagcagccacagAGCGGGAGGAGGGGCATGGACCTGTTACACATCGAGTGGGGAAGGTTACACGGCGTGAATActcagcggtggaagaagtactagaAGTAGCAGAAGTATAGATACCGGCGCAAAAGCAGTACTCAAGgaaaactaaaagtatcacacgGAAATATCTCAGAActgatgagcagcgaaacatcttcagtcCTTCAGCTTTTTGTCCCGTTAACAAaaacttgtacttaagtaaaagtataaagtacctgtttaaaattgtacttaaagagtaaaacttAAACggaatttgtgcatttttataaCGCTTCAAATGTgctgattttgttcaacagaaacaactgaatcgatcgtttttttctgtttttatttgtatttttttgttttgttttgagttaaaaatgtagtggagtagaaagtacagatactgctctggaatgtactcaagtaaaagtgaaagtacacactgtaaaatgtgcttaagtaaagtacagataccttaaaTATCCACATAAGTGcagtacttctacttttacttcgttaggTTCCACAGTGATGAGTCTGGGTCACGATTTCATTCTTATTAGTTCAGAGGGCGTCATTATGAttagcactctcacctcacagccaGAAGGTTCCAGATTCAACTCCTGGGTGTTTCTGTGCagcgtttgcatgttctccttgtgtctgtgtagaCTTTGCGTGTTCTGCTTGTGTCGAGTGACcatcagctgtttttttttgttttttttacaaagcgAAAGTAAAGCTAAAGATATCATGTGCTTTTTATAGCGTGTTTAGCCTCTGCGGCCGAGCGTGGCCTTTACCAGCCCGGCACACGCAGACcgaccaccagggggcgccaTTTTAGGGACAAATTAGacgtttaaactgtaaaaagaagCCAAAAGCGCGGGATGAAGTCTTTTATAAGAGAGTAATTTACATCTGGTTATTGTAATAGGCCAAAGGGtgaggtgcactatggaactttctacacatctccatggggaaacGGAGAGGAcaccacgttacaggtcagatctgtggagaggtgacccagctGACTGTgcgaatccatgtttttcaaggcgtttttgagcaacgaaaacaCCCGAATATGAACATAAAAACGACGGCTCGGTTTAACGCCGcactgcagaacattctagacagagctgtgacatctccatggagacgagccggCGGGAAAAAACCCTCAGCAGGAAAGTTACACGGCGCACTTTAAAAGCAGACAGCGCTCCCGTAGCATAAATGAAAGTAACGGTATGACACATGGAAATGGAGGTTGAAATGAAGTTTAAACTGAAGACACTCACCACAGCAGCTGCTCTGAAGGTCCCACTGTGGCACACTGACACCCGAGACGCCAGCGACCCGTCCAAACGCCCGCCGCTCCCCCGCCGCCACCCCCCCTACACCCAAAAtaccctcccccctccctcctgcgCGTCCCTTAGCCTACATACAAAATTATACCTCCAGCGCTAACACTTCAGCCTCACAGCAGCTCGGTCCCAGGTTTGCACAGTGGGTCAAATGCTCCAGCTGAGGTCCTGACCGAGACTAGacgagatctggagatgggtcccactgctgctgacaggtgtaacccagagacactgaaggacgggtcaaatgcagaggacaaaccgCACTTAAATGTACCATAGCTATAGATGTAATGATAGAATCTGGACTTACATCTCACTGTTCCATATTTACTGCAAACAGAATCCTCTTTTAAAGCACCTTGACTCATAATCTCACGTGTCATTTGTGAACCTCCAGCCTCCGTGGGGCGCTGTGGTTTAGGTGTTTGGAGAGGAAACTCCAGGTATAAAAGGGGCAGGAACTGAACACCAGAGCTGCGTCTCAGTTTAACGGTTTCTCACTTCGTCGTCTGCATTTTAAGAGCAtttacgtcacttccggcgcgacaaggccCGTCCCATTTCATGCTCCGCGATAAATGTGCcccgtgtttccatggagatcggctgAGAACGTCGGCCAGGTCCTCCAGAGTGTGCAGCCGCTGAACTGGGACATGGCCCGGGTGTCAGAAGGTGTAGGGAAAAAAAGCCCCAAGCAGCCGATGTTTGCGTTTGAAGTGGGCGTGTGTCGGTGGAGGTGTAAACGGTGGTAGATCGGCAAAATAACAGATTAAAGATGATTCCAACATGAACGAGAAGAAATGACCAGAACATGGATCCACATCTGAGCAGGTCTGATTTAACACCACCTTAAACCAGAGCTGCAAGTCTCATCTCAAGCTTtaaatttatttgattttaaatttgcaaagacatttttgtgatattgatattttttatttttactaatgtTGTTTTTCAATTAAACAAATTTAAACAATTACAAAGTTACAAAATATTCTGATAAAAAATAGActggagcctgtggtcagtgAACAGACAAATCCTCCACCAGCGAGTTCAGTTTTTACAAATGTCTCtggaacataaataaaacaaattaaactttaaacacGTCATATTTACATGGCACATATTAAACCACATTTAAACTCTCAGAGCAAAAATGTCTCTTCAtcgttttacattttgttttggccgAGATGAAACTTGATCCTTCAAACTCCTTCAGTTATTTTTACTCCTCGCACATTgtccaagtttttttttgtttttttttttgtgcccgAGCGAAACCTCCAGCCGTAGCCCTGCCcccgttagctttagcattagctcttTGTAATGGATGATTGTGTTTTATAAACTTCTCAAAGTGGATCCAGTGTCTCCACTAAAGACACGACTTAAATctacaaacatttatttacattaaacTATAACGTCTCATcttcattttacattattttcattgtaaacTTCAGGGTTGaagtaaaatggtaaaaataatctACATATTTTCCTTCATTTCCTGTGAAAAGGagaagtgggcggggatagggggtaggtgacaTTAGGAATTTGCCACTTGGATTGTTGAAATAAATAACTCTAAAATGATGctagttttgttctgtttgctTATTTGTTTAGTGGCTTTTCATTTCAATCCTAAACTTGACCCTTGACCTTTAGGTATGTTTGATGTTAGTTATGACGAGCGGCGCCGAGTTCTTCCCGTCGTGGCTGAGACAGGGGCTGAAAATGGGGAACAGACTCTCACTGAACGTGTCTGTGAAGGTGTAGAGATGCAAACGCGCCTTCACGTCATAGAACGACACCTGCCCTCCGTCGTAGTCCaggtacacgcccactttgGCGGGCGCGCTCGACAGGTGGAGCGGCAGACGCACGGTCGCCAGGGCCTTCACTTCTCCGTTCTTCAGCCAAAGGCACCAAAACCCTCCCTCCGGACTCAGCTTGATGTCTCCTTTACGACGAGACGACCCGCGAGCGACGCCGATGGTCCACGCGTCTTTACGGGAGACGTCCACCTCCCAGTAGTGGCGGCCCGAGCTCAGCCCCTCCCTCGCCAGCACGAAGAGGGCGGGGCTAAAGCGCTTGGGCATGTCCGTGTGCGACGTCTTGTGCTCGTCGTACTTCACCTGGCGGCCGTCTTCAGACACCACCAGGTTCTTCTGCGCCGTGGAGGGGTCAAGGTACACCTCACCTGGAACCGGACAGGACAAGGTCACGTGATctggtgtgatgtcatgtcatgtgatgtgatgtcatgtgatattATGTCATGTTTTGTCATGTGATGTCCTGTAATTCAATGTGATGGATCAGGAACGCCTCAACAATAAGAAAGAATCATGTAATGTAATatggtttattttagtttattttagtttagtttatttgactttagtttattttactttagtttattttagtttagtttatttttactttagtttatttgactttagtttatttgactttagtttatttgactttagtttagtttattttatttaactttatttaactttatttaactttatttaactttactttactttactttagtttagtttacttTAGCTAATAGAGGAAGACTTCATCTGACAAAAGGACCAGAATGAATAAATGTGATGAAgaaaatgtttcttttgaatgagaaaaatgaaagttttttgttgttatttaaagTTCAACAAGAAAATCAATAGAACCATTTTTTGGCCTGAGAACTTCACACTGATCAAGGTAAACAGCTCCATCTTGTGGCCATGTGGGGAACTAACGCGTCCACacttaaatgtaaaagtaaatcataagaataaacataaataaagtaaatcatAATAGTATTTGTACTCACTCGCATAGTTCTGCAGTTTGCGCAGCtctgaggagaaaagaggagacgCAGAGTCAGAGTTTGGACCAGAGTcagaacagaaaagaaacacatgtgtcactgcCACTCACAGGACGCCATTTTGGAGACT
Proteins encoded:
- the si:dkey-46i9.6 gene encoding E3 ubiquitin-protein ligase TRIM39 isoform X2; amino-acid sequence: MASSGNLSEEQVHCSICLDVFTNPVSIPCGHNFCQNCILGYWKTSPLYQCPMCKKAFQKRPDISVNTVLREIAEQFKQIRVKSRDGKVEKEEDEIKTNKTKDRKWTTERRKKEDEVRLLEKDQFLEELKEKQEQRKLREDAKAEEDLPPLIPPIPPPRSPPVSRTQTSEIPTEVSPSPSPPMSSPISESSPAASTSSLAPSWVEEDVLCDVCLGEGRPKAIKSCLVCLTSYCEEHLKSHAARFTKHKLIEPVANMEDRMCPKHERLLELYCKKDQTCVCVLCTETDHRAHYTVPVEREWTDKKALLKRTEMEVQQMIQDRVKKVEEIKHAMELNKASAQKEVEESVQVFSDLVRSIQRTQAELVLVIEEKQRQTEQWAEGLMTHLEQEISELKRRHADLENVARTDHINFLKSFPALSCPPVVRDWSDTRVPTDTCVGMIRRSVSKLESTLNETVHKLIDSEIKKVQKYTVDVTLDPDTANPWLQLSQDRRQVRHLGAWQDLPEHPARFDTVVIVLGRCGFTSGRHYWEVQVGDKDDWYLGVAKSSVNRKGRISVSTAQGYWALAMKKSQGYRASTTPPQLLSLDAKPKRIGVYLDIEEGQVSFYDVKNRTHIFTFKDSFAEKILPFFYLYCCDKASDTMVIGPGPERGQSKS
- the si:dkey-46i9.6 gene encoding E3 ubiquitin-protein ligase TRIM39 isoform X1 encodes the protein MTLPLRRAGMASSGNLSEEQVHCSICLDVFTNPVSIPCGHNFCQNCILGYWKTSPLYQCPMCKKAFQKRPDISVNTVLREIAEQFKQIRVKSRDGKVEKEEDEIKTNKTKDRKWTTERRKKEDEVRLLEKDQFLEELKEKQEQRKLREDAKAEEDLPPLIPPIPPPRSPPVSRTQTSEIPTEVSPSPSPPMSSPISESSPAASTSSLAPSWVEEDVLCDVCLGEGRPKAIKSCLVCLTSYCEEHLKSHAARFTKHKLIEPVANMEDRMCPKHERLLELYCKKDQTCVCVLCTETDHRAHYTVPVEREWTDKKALLKRTEMEVQQMIQDRVKKVEEIKHAMELNKASAQKEVEESVQVFSDLVRSIQRTQAELVLVIEEKQRQTEQWAEGLMTHLEQEISELKRRHADLENVARTDHINFLKSFPALSCPPVVRDWSDTRVPTDTCVGMIRRSVSKLESTLNETVHKLIDSEIKKVQKYTVDVTLDPDTANPWLQLSQDRRQVRHLGAWQDLPEHPARFDTVVIVLGRCGFTSGRHYWEVQVGDKDDWYLGVAKSSVNRKGRISVSTAQGYWALAMKKSQGYRASTTPPQLLSLDAKPKRIGVYLDIEEGQVSFYDVKNRTHIFTFKDSFAEKILPFFYLYCCDKASDTMVIGPGPERGQSKS